A region from the Aegilops tauschii subsp. strangulata cultivar AL8/78 chromosome 5, Aet v6.0, whole genome shotgun sequence genome encodes:
- the LOC109786503 gene encoding stem-specific protein TSJT1, whose translation MLAVFDQTVAKCPEGLRSPPAAGGAAAGGGGAAALMKGFAAANDAAVTVSLGAAGALAYSSANKNPLVPRMFGSVNDIFCLFQGHVENIGNLKQHYGLSKTANEVTILIEAYRTLRDRGPLPASQVVRDLSGRFAFILYDTVSKSTFVAADADGSIPFFWGVDSEDHLVFSDDNELLKAGCGNSFAPFPKGCFYTTSGGLQSFEHPLNELKAVPRVDSQGQMCGSTFKVDSEAKKDSGIPRVGSAADWSNHF comes from the exons ATGCTGGCCGTGTTCGACCAGACGGTGGCCAAGTGCCCGGAGGGCCTCCGCAGCCCGCCGGCGGCCGGAGGTGCGGCGgcagggggcggcggcgcggccgcGCTCATGAAGGGCTTCGCCGCCGCCAACGACGCCGCGGTCACCGTCAGCCTCGGcgccgccggcgccctcgcctACTCCTCGGCCAACAAGAACCCCCTCGTCCCCAG GATGTTTGGTTCTGTGAATGACATATTTTGCCTGTTCCAAGGACATGTTGAGAACATTGGCAACCTGAAGCAACACTATGGTCTGAGCAAGACAGCAAATGAAGTTACCATCCTGATTGAGGCCTACAGAACCCTCCGGGACAGGGGCCCGCTCCCAGCCAGCCAGGTCGTGAGAGATCTCAGTGGAAGGTTCGCTTTCATCCTGTACGACACTGTGTCGAAATCCACCTTCGTCGCTGCT GATGCTGATGGCAGTATCCCCTTCTTCTGGGGCGTCGACTCTGAAGACCACCTTGTGTTCTCTGACGACAATGAGCTTCTCAAGGCAGGCTGTGGAAACTCATTCGCGCCATTCCCCAAAG GCTGCTTCTACACCACATCTGGAGGGCTGCAGAGCTTCGAGCACCCGCTGAACGAGCTGAAGGCCGTGCCACGTGTGGACAGCCAGGGCCAGATGTGCGGCTCCACCTTCAAGGTCGACAGCGAGGCCAAGAAGGACTCGGGGATCCCTCGCGTCGGTAGTGCTGCTGATTGGTCTAACCACTTCTAG
- the LOC109786502 gene encoding uncharacterized protein translates to MPATEEEGAAAAAAEEEAYEQEDGDGEEYDEDEEEGYEFGDAADAAQCVEMAERGPSGAVATVSIRDFEALAALSRKRKALPEEPPQGDEPSKRRRQQGELSEAESANLFDQLMEGFGLRRKKRRRSKDGKRKGRARGRRNRCSPEVIKKLGDATLLFTENRFKEAIPILHEIVRIAPNLPNSYNLLGSIYKENGEIDKAINFVMLAAYVSPKDVSLWKKLIDLALKKEDAALARHCVIKAMRADPEDVGLKFDCANIYRTLGDCHKAAEIYEQIVGIHPSNTVARRAAAQMYRDSGQIDKAIDLLEDFINAQTSNIDWGLLDLLISLHLRNDAHGEALRQIKKAQLVLGSGHKLPVRLQAKAVICHAYLGDMKHAEVFLQDVHLGRSKENADMVKEVASTLQSLGQYEYALKFYSVMEDVAVHNDGSSYVEAARCYMVMGEKEKAIPYLYKALEGMEDNVDVRITLSSLLVDEDKSDKAITVLSPPPENPELQSADIPDHQKPWWLHGEVKMQLAKLYYNKGMMEKFVETIFLPILETLDIEYANRKVKMNRKLTNDVLQERTKVLGEARQDSVFQGCRPIASTAELVKANRARKLLEKRAAESNEDTIRDDTRRAKQKPPLPGLLTNVENHQLVLDLCRTLTLLQRYFEALQIINHALKLGNDPLSDDIKEELRSLGAEIAYRAPDPSPGFDYVRYVVHKHPQSISAWNSYYKVTSRAEEKGHFKFLLRARRDPKCVPPKIISGHRFTAISQHQSAVRDYLEAYKLDPENPLINLCVGSSLINLSLGFRLQNKNQCIVQAFAFLYKCLRIGSNRQEALYNIARAYHHVGLKTLAVIYYEKVLAMEVEDHPIPKLPFEDLHEHQDFRPGYCDLRREAAFNLHLIYKESGATDLARWILKTYCSI, encoded by the coding sequence ATGCCGGCGACGGAGGAggaaggcgcggcggcggcggcggcggaggaggaggcgtaCGAGCAGGAGGACGGGGACGGGGAGGAGTACgacgaggatgaggaggagggGTACGAGTTCGGCGACGCGGCGGACGCGGCGCAGTGCGTGGAGATGGCGGAGCGGGGGCCCAGCGGCGCCGTGGCCACCGTCAGCATCCGGGACTTCGAGGCCCTGGCGGCGCTGTCGCGCAAGCGGAAGGCCCTCCCCGAGGAGCCGCCGCAGGGGGACGAGCCCTCCAAGCGGAGGAGGCAGCAGGGCGAGCTCTCCGAGGCGGAGTCGGCGAACCTCTTCGACCAGCTGATGGAGGGGTTCGGCCTCCGGCGGAAGAAGCGGCGGCGGTCCAAGGACGGCAAGAGGAAGGGGCGGGCGAGAGGGCGGAGGAACCGGTGCAGCCCCGAGGTCATCAAGAAGCTGGGCGACGCCACCCTGCTCTTCACGGAGAACAGGTTCAAGGAGGCCATCCCCATCCTGCACGAGATCGTCCGGATCGCGCCCAACCTGCCCAACTCGTACAACCTGCTCGGCAGCATCTACAAGGAGAACGGCGAGATCGACAAGGCCATCAACTTCGTGATGCTGGCCGCCTACGTCTCGCCGAAGGACGTGTCGCTGTGGAAGAAGCTCATCGACCTGGCTCTGAAGAAGGAAGATGCTGCTCTGGCAAGACACTGTGTTATCAAGGCAATGAGGGCTGATCCGGAGGATGTGGGGCTCAAGTTTGATTGCGCGAACATATATCGCACCCTAGGCGACTGTCACAAAGCCGCGGAGATATACGAGCAGATTGTCGGGATCCATCCTTCCAACACCGTCGCCCGTAGAGCGGCAGCACAGATGTACAGAGACTCTGGTCAAATTGATAAGGCTATTGATTTGTTGGAGGATTTTATCAATGCTCAAACTTCAAACATCGACTGGGGTCTTCTTGATTTACTGATATCCCTTCATCTGAGAAATGATGCCCATGGTGAAGCTCTTAGGCAGATCAAGAAGGCACAGCTGGTGTTGGGATCTGGACACAAATTACCAGTACGATTGCAGGCAAAAGCAGTAATCTGCCATGCTTATCTTGGAGATATGAAACATGCTGAGGTGTTCCTTCAGGATGTGCATCTGGGGCGTTCAAAAGAGAATGCTGATATGGTTAAGGAGGTCGCCAGCACTCTTCAAAGTTTGGGGCAGTATGAGTATGCACTAAAATTTTACTCGGTTATGGAAGACGTTGCTGTTCACAATGATGGTAGTTCATATGTGGAAGCTGCTCGATGCTACATGGTAATGGGGGAGAAAGAAAAGGCTATCCCTTACCTCTATAAAGCTTTAGAAGGGATGGAGGACAATGTCGATGTACGGATAACCTTATCTTCTCTTCTCGTTGACGAGGATAAGAGTGATAAAGCTATCACTGTGCTTTCTCCTCCTCCTGAAAATCCAGAGTTGCAGTCCGCTGATATCCCGGATCATCAGAAACCTTGGTGGCTTCATGGGGAAGTAAAGATGCAGCTTGCCAAACTTTATTACAACAAAGGCATGATGGAGAAATTTGTGGAAACCATTTTTCTTCCCATTCTCGAGACACTGGATATCGAGTATGCTAATAGAAAGGTCAAGATGAATAGAAAGCTTACAAATGATGTTCTGCAGGAAAGAACTAAAGTGCTGGGGGAAGCGCGTCAAGACAGCGTATTTCAAGGATGCAGGCCTATAGCATCGACTGCAGAGTTAGTGAAGGCAAACAGAGCAAGGAAATTGCTAGAAAAAAGGGCAGCAGAGTCAAATGAAGATACAATAAGAGATGATACACGTAGAGCAAAGCAGAAACCTCCTCTTCCTGGTCTGCTGACAAATGTGGAGAACCATCAGCTTGTGTTAGATCTCTGTCGAACACTGACTTTGCTTCAGCGATACTTTGAGGCGCTGCAAATTATCAATCATGCTCTTAAACTTGGAAATGACCCCCTCTCTGATGACATCAAGGAGGAACTCCGGTCCTTGGGTGCTGAAATAGCATACAGAGCTCCAGATCCCAGTCCTGGTTTTGATTATGTCCGTTATGTAGTTCACAAGCACCCGCAATCCATCTCCGCATGGAACTCCTACTACAAAGTAACATCAAGAGCAGAAGAGAAAGGTCATTTTAAGTTTCTTCTTCGGGCAAGAAGGGATCCCAAGTGTGTGCCCCCTAAAATCATATCTGGGCATCGATTTACTGCTATCAGTCAACACCAGTCCGCTGTTCGGGATTATCTGGAGGCATACAAGCTGGACCCGGAGAATCCTCTAATCAATCTCTGTGTTGGTTCGTCCTTGATCAACCTCTCCCTGGGCTTCAGGCTACAGAACAAGAACCAGTGCATCGTCCAGGCGTTTGCGTTCCTCTACAAGTGCCTGCGCATCGGCAGCAACAGGCAGGAGGCCCTGTACAACATCGCCCGGGCGTACCACCATGTCGGCCTCAAAACCCTGGCGGTCATCTACTACGAGAAGGTTTTAGCCATGGAGGTGGAAGATCACCCCATACCTAAGCTTCCATTCGAGGATTTACATGAGCACCAGGATTTCAGGCCTGGCTACTGCGATCTCCGAAGAGAGGCTGCATTCAATCTGCATCTGATCTACAAGGAAAGCGGAGCAACTGATCTGGCGAGGTGGATCCTCAAGACCTACTGTTCTATTTAG